The Phycisphaeraceae bacterium genome has a window encoding:
- a CDS encoding Fic family protein, with the protein MDQPRATTRPAGYAALLERYTIRAMPNWHRSVVSEGSTRRTDASAGEVVETYPAAYWPGESPGDHLEFALKYDGMNLGLLAVLLPAIGADEITRYINSKPNGKYARRIWYFYEMLTGDRLPLADLTQGNYVDLLESEEHFTSDRAEPIRRQRVNNNLLGDASFCATVRRTATISGFISKDLAARCKQLISAYSPELLRRALSYLYTKETKSSFEIENIKPDANRTERFIALLRVALKEDLCTKPRLIDLQNQIVDPRFKDDDYRDSQNYVGETVSIGKERVHYVCPKPEHVTALMEGLISAHGRMERGTVHPVVQAAIVGYGFVFVHPFEDGNGRIHRLLIHNILSRRGFVPDGVIFPVSAAMLKHSAAYDGSLEAFSRPLLGLVEYTLDDQGRMTVHNDPGVWYRYPDMTVQVESLFTFVEQTIETELVEELAFLANYDETKRAIQAIVDMPDRDIDLFIRFCLQNNGKLSQRKRESHFQMLTEDEIQRIERAVAEGYRQREDGPGR; encoded by the coding sequence ATGGACCAGCCAAGGGCGACAACCCGGCCCGCAGGCTACGCAGCCCTGCTGGAGAGATACACGATCCGCGCGATGCCCAACTGGCATCGGTCTGTCGTTTCTGAGGGTAGTACGCGACGAACCGATGCATCAGCGGGCGAAGTCGTCGAAACGTACCCGGCCGCGTACTGGCCGGGTGAGAGTCCCGGAGACCACCTTGAGTTCGCCCTGAAGTACGACGGAATGAACCTGGGCCTCCTGGCGGTCCTTCTGCCGGCGATCGGGGCGGACGAGATCACCCGATACATCAACTCCAAGCCAAACGGGAAGTACGCCCGCCGCATCTGGTACTTCTACGAGATGCTGACCGGCGATCGGCTCCCCCTTGCCGACCTGACGCAGGGCAACTACGTGGACCTCCTGGAGAGCGAGGAGCACTTCACGTCCGATCGCGCGGAGCCGATCCGTCGCCAGCGTGTGAACAACAACCTGCTCGGCGATGCGAGCTTCTGCGCAACGGTTCGGCGGACTGCGACGATCTCAGGGTTCATCAGCAAGGACCTCGCCGCTCGGTGCAAACAGTTGATCTCGGCTTACTCGCCGGAACTGCTCCGGCGAGCACTGAGCTACCTGTACACGAAGGAGACGAAGTCGTCCTTCGAGATCGAGAACATCAAGCCGGACGCAAACAGAACCGAGCGGTTCATCGCCCTCCTGCGCGTCGCCCTGAAAGAGGATCTGTGCACAAAGCCCCGGCTGATCGATCTACAGAACCAGATCGTGGACCCTCGGTTCAAGGACGACGACTACCGCGACAGCCAGAACTACGTGGGCGAGACGGTGTCCATTGGGAAGGAGCGCGTGCACTACGTCTGCCCGAAGCCCGAGCACGTCACGGCGCTGATGGAGGGGCTTATCTCGGCGCACGGGCGGATGGAGCGCGGCACCGTCCATCCGGTTGTTCAGGCTGCGATCGTCGGGTACGGCTTCGTGTTCGTCCACCCCTTCGAGGATGGCAATGGCCGCATCCACCGTCTCCTCATCCACAACATCCTCAGTCGGAGAGGTTTCGTGCCGGACGGCGTGATCTTCCCGGTTTCCGCGGCGATGCTCAAGCATTCCGCCGCGTATGACGGGTCGCTCGAAGCTTTTTCGCGGCCGCTGTTGGGGTTGGTGGAGTACACGCTCGACGACCAGGGACGCATGACCGTCCACAACGATCCCGGCGTGTGGTACCGATACCCGGACATGACCGTGCAGGTCGAGAGCCTGTTCACCTTCGTCGAGCAGACCATCGAAACGGAGCTCGTCGAGGAGCTCGCATTCCTGGCGAATTACGACGAAACAAAGCGCGCCATCCAGGCGATCGTCGACATGCCTGATCGCGACATCGACCTGTTCATCCGTTTCTGCCTGCAGAACAACGGCAAGCTGTCCCAGCGGAAGCGGGAGTCGCACTTTCAGATGTTGACCGAGGACGAGATCCAGCGGATCGAGCGAGCAGTCGCAGAGGGGTACAGGCAACGTGAAGACGGCCCCGGGCGATAG
- a CDS encoding glycosyltransferase family 2 protein, translating to MASALVIPCHLRTRWDLKCLLRLLDSVRDQSTAFSRVYVVDDASPLKYSLADRDVDHVVLDTNGGPARARNVAVAKALAAGDELIFFTDHDCILDRDWHGHMARFLSDTNFAAVGGMTYAWGSTLLDRYHEINGTLAGKWLLPDRRELWYMPSLNFGMKARAAQEFPFDERFPHAAGEDVDLCLRLRSKYRIGFCAEAKLWHDFGYSSTVTGFWRFIKLFMKYKSSSATLYEGHTVLMWDASESIFEGNKYEPDLRLEDEGTGHRTGGAGFAPVILIDTFSGDKIDEFLAAFRSERPRSRVCVTVLHASDDVLRERVLNRDGDGFRDIDIALKINHESVRDARLFELLLDTTNLSPGDVAGAIHRLAGDPTAGASRPGSRERQG from the coding sequence ATGGCGAGCGCACTGGTCATTCCGTGCCATCTCCGCACCAGGTGGGACCTGAAGTGCCTGCTTCGATTGCTCGACAGCGTGCGCGATCAGTCCACGGCCTTCTCTCGCGTGTACGTTGTGGATGACGCGAGCCCGCTCAAGTACTCCCTGGCGGATCGTGACGTCGATCACGTCGTGTTGGACACCAACGGCGGACCCGCCCGGGCGCGAAATGTGGCGGTCGCCAAGGCACTGGCCGCCGGCGACGAGTTGATCTTCTTCACGGATCACGACTGCATACTCGACCGTGACTGGCACGGTCACATGGCCCGCTTCCTCTCGGACACCAACTTCGCCGCCGTGGGCGGCATGACCTACGCCTGGGGCTCAACGCTCCTGGACCGCTACCACGAGATCAACGGCACGTTGGCCGGGAAGTGGCTGCTCCCGGATCGGCGAGAACTCTGGTACATGCCGTCCCTGAACTTCGGCATGAAAGCGAGGGCCGCGCAGGAGTTTCCGTTCGATGAGCGGTTCCCGCACGCGGCCGGCGAGGACGTGGATCTATGCCTGCGACTGCGAAGCAAGTACCGCATCGGGTTCTGCGCTGAGGCAAAGCTGTGGCATGACTTCGGGTACTCAAGCACCGTCACGGGGTTCTGGCGCTTCATCAAACTGTTCATGAAGTACAAGAGCTCCAGCGCGACGCTGTACGAGGGGCACACGGTCCTGATGTGGGATGCGTCCGAGTCCATCTTTGAGGGCAACAAGTATGAGCCTGATCTACGACTTGAGGATGAAGGGACCGGGCATCGGACGGGCGGTGCCGGGTTTGCTCCCGTCATCCTGATCGACACCTTCAGTGGTGACAAGATAGACGAGTTTCTGGCCGCGTTTCGATCCGAGCGCCCACGGAGCCGAGTATGTGTGACCGTGCTGCACGCTTCAGATGATGTGCTGCGTGAGAGGGTGCTCAACCGCGACGGGGATGGATTCCGAGACATCGACATCGCGTTGAAAATCAATCACGAGTCGGTCCGCGACGCCCGGCTCTTTGAACTGCTGCTCGACACAACCAACCTCTCGCCAGGGGATGTGGCAGGTGCCATCCATCGACTCGCGGGTGATCCAACCGCCGGCGCCTCTCGACCCGGAAGTCGCGAGCGCCAGGGGTGA